One Dermacentor albipictus isolate Rhodes 1998 colony unplaced genomic scaffold, USDA_Dalb.pri_finalv2 scaffold_90, whole genome shotgun sequence DNA segment encodes these proteins:
- the LOC139053319 gene encoding uncharacterized protein, translating into MGIGVPSGIEIHRLLQGCLSTTSEETPSPKTPSLITLAGLPDGAKDDVSYAFGNLALEDILPDNRDLVLKPWYKVDERTCGSHTGQPRRQFPRAELYPLVDMGVKDTVTQCDTMQAQWCVQGAWHQIVEASRFTVRLEIRSARDPSTRGAEAAATKSGQFVECDHVPSPECSPGVSGSRPRTRDTLPCALTMLNAGKAESTGDTYGVAGPSSSCIWRPHARFVPNRVDGSPTIPTGVARRLLHRRTRDCRLLGCALPQLQQHLSPQRCRRPYRHLRCTYPS; encoded by the exons ATGGGGATCGGTGTACCTAGCGGCATCGAAATTCACCGTCTCCTCCAAGGCTGCCTGTCAACCACTTCGGAAGAGACGCCATCGCCCAAGACGCCTTCCTTGATTACACTCGCCGGACTTCCAGATGGGGCTAAGGATGATGTGTCCTACGCGTTCGGTAACCTGGCCCTCGAGGACATCCTCCCAGACAATCGGGACCTTGTGCTCAAGCCGTGGTACAAGGTCGACGAACGCACTTGCGGTAGCCACACAGGACAACCCAGAAGGCAGTTCCCGAGGGCCGAGTTGTACCCGCTCGTTGATATGGGCGTCAAGGACACCGTGACTCAGTGTGACACCATGCAAGCACAATGGTGCGTGCAAGGAGCCTGGCACCAGATCGTGGAAGCGTCGAGGTTCACCGTGCGCCTAGAAATCCGAAG TGCGCGAGATCCGAGTACGCGTGGAGCGGAAGCGGCCGCGACCAAGAGTGGCCAGTTCGTCGAGTGCGACCACGTGCCTTCCCCCGAGTGCAGCCCCGGAGTCTCGGGCAGCAGGCCACGCACGCGTGACACGCTGCCGTGCGCGTTGACGATGCTGAACGCCGGCAAGGCTGAGAGCACCGGCGACACGTACGGCGTGGCTGGGCCGAGCAGCAGCTGCATTTGGAGGCCACACGCGAG gttCGTCCCGAACAGAGTAGACGGCAGTCCGACAATCCCGACAGGAGTCGCCCGTCGTCTGCTGCATCGCCGCACGCGTGACTGCCGTCTGCTCGGCTGCGCCTTGCCACAGCTGCAGCAGCACCTTAGCCCCCAGCGCTGCAGGCGGCCTTACCGCCACCTCCGCTGTACTTATCCAAGCTGA